A region from the Mya arenaria isolate MELC-2E11 chromosome 2, ASM2691426v1 genome encodes:
- the LOC128205744 gene encoding uncharacterized protein DDB_G0290685-like gives MSAESGDKEQPNRHEPENGDKEQPNRHELESGDDEHQNNHRREIGDEERPNRHEPESGDQERPNRHEPESGNKEQPNRPELESGDKERSNSHEPESGDKEQPNRHELESGDDEHPNSHRREIGDEEHPNRHEPESGDQERPNRHEPESGNKEQPNRPELESGDEERSNSHEPESGDKEQPNRHEPESGDEEHPNSLERESGDEEHSNSHEPESGDEERPNSHERESGDDERPNSHERESGDDERPNSHEPESGDGESQNSHERESGDDERPNSHEPESGDEEHPNSQEQWSGVEERPNSHEPESGDEERPNSQEQWSGVEERPNSHEPESGDDGRPNSHEPESGDEERPNSQEQWSGVEERPNSQEPESGDDERSNSHERESGDEEHSNSHEPESGDDERSNSHERESGDEEHSNSHEPESGDEERPNSHERESGDDERPNSHERESGDDERPNSHEPESGDGESQNSHERESGDDERPNSHEPESGDEEHPNSQEQWSGVEERPNSHEPESGDEERPNSQEQWNGVEERPNSHERESGDDERPNSHEPESGDEERPNSHEQWSGVEERPNSHEPESGDDERPNSHEPESGDEDHPNSQEQWSGVEERPNSHEPESGDDEHPNSHEPESGDEDHPNSQEQWSGVEERPNSHERVGGDDERPNSHERESGDEERPNSHERKSGDEELPNSHERESGDDKCPNSHGPESGDEEHPNSHEPEGGDEEHPNSHEPESGDEEHPNSHDHEPESGDEEHPDSHEHESGDEEHPNSNEPESGDEEHPNSHEPESGDEEHPNSHEPESGDEEHPNSHGPESGDEEHPNSHGPESGDEEHQNNHERESGDEEHPINHERESGDEEHQNNHEQESGDEDHPNSHGPESGDEENPNSHGRESGDEEHPNSHEPESGDEENPNSHEQESGDEEHPNSHGPESGDEEHPNSHEPESGDEKQPNSHETESGDEEHPNSHEPESGDEENPNNHGPESGDEEHPNSHEPESGDEEHPNSHKRESGDEEHTNSHGPESGDEEHPSNHGPESGDEEHLNNHERESGDEEHPNSHEPESGDEEHRNNHEPESGDEEHPNSHEPESGDDEHPNSHEPESGDEEHPNSHEPESGDEEHPNNHERESGDEEHPNNHERESGDEEHPNSHERESGDEEHPNSHEPESGDEEHPNSHEPESGDEEHPNSHEPESGDEEHPNSHEPESGDEERPNRHEPEGGDEEHPNSHERESGDEEHPNSHETESGDEEYPNSHEIEGGNEEHSNSHEPEGGDEEHSNSHETESGDEEYADSLERES, from the exons ATGTCG GCTGAGAGTGGAGATAAGGAGCAGCCAAACAGGCATGAGCCAGAGAATGGAGATAAGGAGCAGCCAAACAGGCATGAGCTAGAGAGTGGAGATGATGAGCATCAAAACAATCATAGGCGAGAGATTGGAGATGAGGAGCGCCCAAACAGACATGAGCCAGAGAGTGGAGATCAAGAGCGCCCAAATAGGCATGAGCCAGAGAGTGGAAATAAGGAGCAGCCAAACAGGCCTGAGCTAGAGAGTGGAGATAAGGAGCGCTCAAACAGTCATGAGCCAGAGAGTGGAGATAAGGAGCAGCCAAACAGGCATGAGCTAGAGAGTGGAGATGATGAGCATCCAAACAGTCATAGGCGAGAGATTGGAGATGAGGAGCACCCAAACAGACATGAGCCAGAGAGTGGAGATCAAGAGCGCCCAAATAGGCATGAGCCAGAGAGTGGAAATAAGGAGCAGCCAAACAGGCCTGAGCTAGAGAGTGGAGATGAGGAGCGCTCAAACAGTCATGAGCCAGAGAGTGGAGATAAGGAGCAGCCAAACAGGCATGAGCCAGAGAGTGGAGATGAGGAGCACCCAAACAG CCTTGAGCGAGAGAGTGGAGATGAGGAGCACTCAAACAGTCATGAGCCAGAGAGTGGAGATGAGGAGCGTCCAAACAGTCATGAGCGAGAAAGTGGAGATGATGAGCGTCCAAACAGTCATGAGCGAGAGAGTGGAGATGATGAGCGTCCAAACAGTCATGAGCCAGAGAGTGGAGATGGTGAGAGTCAAAACAGTCATGAGCGAGAGAGTGGAGATGATGAGCGTCCAAACAGTCATGAGCCAGAGAGTGGAGATGAGGAGCACCCAAACAGCCAAGAGCAATGGAGTGGAGTTGAGGAGCGTCCAAACAGTCATGAGCCAGAGAGTGGAGATGAGGAGCGCCCAAACAGCCAAGAGCAATGGAGTGGAGTTGAGGAGCGTCCAAACAGTCATGAGCCAGAGAGTGGAGATGATGGGCGTCCAAACAGTCATGAGCCAGAGAGTGGAGATGAGGAGCGCCCAAACAGCCAAGAGCAATGGAGTGGAGTTGAGGAGCGTCCAAACAGTCAAGAGCCAGAGAGTGGAGATGATGAGCGTTCAAACAGTCATGAGCGAGAAAGTGGAGATGAGGAGCACTCAAACAGTCATGAGCCAGAGAGTGGAGATGATGAGCGTTCAAACAGTCATGAGCGAGAGAGTGGAGATGAGGAGCACTCAAACAGTCATGAGCCAGAGAGTGGAGATGAGGAGCGTCCAAACAGTCATGAGCGAGAAAGTGGAGATGATGAGCGTCCAAACAGTCATGAGCGAGAGAGTGGAGATGATGAGCGTCCAAACAGTCATGAGCCAGAGAGTGGAGATGGTGAGAGTCAAAACAGTCATGAGCGAGAGAGTGGAGATGATGAGCGTCCAAACAGTCATGAGCCAGAGAGTGGAGATGAGGAGCACCCAAACAGCCAAGAGCAATGGAGTGGAGTTGAGGAGCGTCCAAACAGTCATGAGCCAGAGAGTGGAGATGAGGAGCGCCCAAACAGCCAAGAGCAATGGAATGGAGTTGAGGAGCGTCCAAACAGTCATGAGCGAGAGAGTGGAGATGATGAGCGTCCAAACAGTCATGAGCCAGAGAGTGGAGATGAGGAGCGCCCAAACAGCCATGAGCAATGGAGTGGAGTTGAGGAGCGTCCAAACAGTCATGAGCCAGAGAGTGGAGATGATGAGCGTCCAAACAGTCATGAGCCAGAGAGTGGAGATGAGGATCACCCAAACAGCCAAGAGCAATGGAGTGGAGTTGAGGAGCGTCCAAACAGTCATGAGCCAGAGAGTGGAGATGATGAGCACCCAAACAGTCATGAGCCAGAGAGTGGAGATGAGGATCACCCAAACAGCCAAGAGCAATGGAGTGGAGTTGAGGAGCGTCCAAACAGTCATGAGCGAGTGGGTGGAGATGATGAGCGTCCAAACAGTCATGAGCGAGAGAGTGGAGATGAGGAGCGTCCTAACAGTCATGAGCGCAAGAGTGGAGATGAGGAGCTTCCAAACAGTCATGAGCGAGAGAGTGGAGATGATAAGTGTCCAAACAGTCATGGGCCAGAGAGTGGAGATGAGGAGCACCCAAACAGTCATGAGCCAGAGGGTGGAGATGAGGAGCACCCAAACAGTCATGAGCCAGAGAGTGGAGATGAGGAGCACCCAAACAGTCATGA TCATGAGCCAGAGAGTGGAGATGAGGAGCACCCAGACAGTCATGAGCATGAGAGTGGAGATGAGGAGCACCCAAACAGTAATGAGCCAGAGAGTGGAGATGAGGAGCACCCAAACAGTCATGAGCCAGAGAGTGGAGATGAGGAGCACCCAAACAGTCATGAGCCAGAGAGTGGAGATGAGGAGCACCCAAACAGTCATGGGCCAGAGAGTGGAGATGAGGAGCACCCAAACAGTCATGGGCCAGAGAGTGGAGATGAGGAGCACCAAAACAATCATGAGCGAGAGAGTGGAGATGAGGAGCATCCAATCAATCATGAGCGAGAGAGTGGAGATGAGGAGCACCAAAACAATCATGAGCAAGAAAGTGGAGATGAGGATCACCCAAACAGTCATGGGCCAGAAAGTGGAGATGAGGAGAACCCAAACAGTCATGGGCGAGAGAGTGGAGATGAGGAGCACCCAAACAGTCATGAGCCAGAGAGTGGAGATGAGGAGAACCCAAACAGTCATGAGCAAGAAAGTGGAGATGAGGAGCACCCAAACAGTCATGGGCCAGAGAGTGGAGATGAGGAGCACCCAAACAGTCATGAGCCAGAGAGTGGAGATGAGAAGCAGCCAAACAGTCATGAGACAGAAAGTGGAGATGAGGAGCACCCAAACAGTCATGAGCCAGAGAGTGGAGATGAGGAGAACCCAAACAATCATGGGCCAGAGAGTGGAGATGAGGAGCACCCAAACAGTCATGAGCCAGAGAGTGGAGATGAGGAGCACCCAAACAGTCATAAGCGAGAGAGTGGAGATGAGGAGCACACAAACAGTCATGGGCCAGAGAGTGGAGATGAGGAGCACCCAAGCAATCATGGGCCAGAGAGTGGAGATGAGGAGCACCTAAACAATCATGAGCGAGAGAGTGGAGATGAGGAGCACCCAAACAGTCATGAGCCAGAGAGTGGAGATGAGGAGCACCGAAACAATCATGAGCCAGAAAGTGGAGATGAGGAGCACCCAAACAGTCATGAGCCAGAGAGTGGAGATGATGAGCACCCAAACAGTCATGAGCCAGAGAGTGGAGATGAGGAGCACCCAAACAGTCATGAGCCAGAGAGTGGAGATGAGGAGCACCCAAACAATCATGAGCGAGAGAGTGGAGATGAGGAGCACCCAAACAATCATGAGCGAGAGAGTGGAGATGAGGAGCACCCAAACAGTCATGAGCGAGAGAGTGGAGATGAGGAGCACCCAAACAGTCATGAGCCAGAGAGTGGAGATGAGGAGCACCCAAACAGTCATGAGCCAGAGAGTGGAGATGAGGAGCACCCAAACAGTCATGAGCCAGAGAGTGGAGATGAGGAGCACCCAAACAGTCATGAGCCAGAGAGTGGAGATGAGGAGCGCCCAAACAGGCATGAGCCAGAGGGTGGAGATGAGGAGCACCCAAACAGTCATGAGCGAGAGAGTGGAGATGAGGAGCACCCAAATAGTCATGAGACAGAGAGTGGAGATGAGGAGTACCCAAACAGTCATGAGATAGAGGGTGGAAATGAGGAGCACTCAAACAGTCATGAGCCAGAGGGTGGAGATGAGGAGCACTCAAACAGTCATGAGACAGAGAGTGGAGATGAGGAGTACGCAGACAGCCTTGAGCGAGAGAGTTGA
- the LOC128205730 gene encoding variant surface antigen E-like, whose product MRQRVEMRSTQTALSERVEMRSTQIVMSQRVEMMKSGDVERPNSHGPEIGDEERPNRHVPESGDKERPYRHEPESGDDEHPNSHEPESGDEEHPDSLDHELESGDEERPNSHEPESGYKGRPNSHESKSGDDEHPNRHEPENGDGEHPNSHGPESGDEEHPNSHEPKSGDEEHPNSHEPKSGDEERPNSHERESGYKGRPNSHESKSGDDEHPNRHEPESGDEEHPNSHGPESGDEEHPNSHEPKSGDEEHPNSHGPESGDEEHPNSHGPESGDEEHPNSHEPESGDEEHPNSHGPESGDEEHPNSHGPESGDEEQPNSHRPEGGDEEHPNSHEPESGDEEHPNSHEPESGDEEHPNSHGPESGDEEHPNSHGPESGDEEHPNSHGPESGDEEHPDSLER is encoded by the exons ATGAGACAGAGAGTGGAGATGAGGAGTACGCAGACAGCCTTGAGCGAGAGAGTTGAGATGAGGAGCACCCAAATAGTCATGAGCCAGAGAGTGGAGATGATGA AGAGTGGAGATGTGGAGCGCCCAAACAGTCATGGGCCAGAGATTGGAGATGAGGAGCGCCCAAACAGGCATGTGCCAGAAAGTGGAGATAAAGAGCGCCCTTACAGGCATGAGCCAGAGAGTGGAGATGATGAGCACCCAAACAGTCATGAGCCAGAGAGTGGAGATGAGGAGCACCCAGACAGCCTTGA CCATGAGCTAGAGAGTGGAGATGAGGAGCGCCCAAACAGTCATGAGCCAGAGAGTGGATATAAGGGGCGCCCAAACAGTCATGAGTCAAAGAGTGGAGATGATGAGCACCCAAACAGGCATGAGCCAGAGAATGGAGATGGGGAGCACCCAAACAGTCATGGGCCAGAGAGTGGAGATGAAGAGCACCCAAACAGTCATGAGCCAAAGAGTGGAGATGAGGAGCACCCAAACAGTCATGAGCCAAAGAGTGGAGATGAGGAGCGCCCAAACAGTCATGAGCGAGAGAGTGGATATAAGGGGCGCCCAAACAGTCATGAGTCAAAGAGTGGAGATGATGAGCACCCAAACAGGCATGAGCCAGAGAGTGGAGATGAGGAGCACCCAAACAGTCATGGGCCAGAGAGTGGAGATGAAGAGCACCCAAACAGTCATGAGCCAAAGAGTGGAGATGAGGAGCACCCAAACAGTCATGGGCCAGAGAGTGGAGATGAGGAGCACCCAAACAGTCATGGGCCAGAGAGTGGAGATGAGGAGCACCCAAACAGTCATGAGCCAGAGAGTGGAGATGAGGAGCACCCAAACAGTCATGGGCCAGAGAGTGGAGATGAGGAGCACCCAAACAGTCATGGGCCAGAGAGTGGAGATGAGGAGCAACCAAACAGTCATAGGCCAGAGGGTGGAGATGAGGAGCACCCAAACAGTCATGAGCCAGAGAGTGGAGATGAGGAGCACCCAAACAGTCATGAGCCAGAGAGTGGAGATGAGGAGCACCCAAACAGTCATGGGCCAGAGAGTGGAGATGAGGAGCACCCAAACAGTCATGGGCCAGAGAGTGGAGATGAGGAGCACCCAAACAGTCATGGGCCAGAGAGTGGAGATGAGGAGCACCCAGACAGCCTTGAGCGATAG
- the LOC128205740 gene encoding uncharacterized protein DDB_G0290685-like: MSQRVEMMSTQIVMRQRMEMRSTQTVMRQRVEMRSTQIVMSQIVEMRSTQTALRERAWPESGDKERPYRHKPESGDDEHPNSHEPESGDEEHPDSLDHELESGDEERPKSHEPESGDEEHQNNHKRESGDEEHPINHERESGDEEHQNNHEQESGDEDHPNSHGPESGDEENPNSHGRESGDEEHSNIHESESGDEVNPNSHEQESGDEEHPNSHGPESGDEEHPNSHEPESGDEKQPNSHETESGDEEHPNSHEPESGDEENPNNHGPESGDEEHPNSHEPESGDEEHPNSHKRESGDEEHTNSHGPESGDEEHQNNHGPESGDEEHLNNHERESGDEEHPNSHEPESGDEEHRNNHEPESGDEEHPNSHEPESGDDEHPNSHEPESEDEEHPNSHEPEKSGDEEHPNNHERESGDEEHPNSHERESGDEKHPNSHEPESGDEEHPNSHEPESGDEEHPNSHEPESGDEKHPNSHMPESGDEERPNRHEPEGGDEVHPNSHERESGDEEYPNSHETESGDEEYPNSHEIEGGNEEHSNSHEPEGGDEEH; encoded by the exons ATGAGCCAGAGAGTGGAGATGATGAGTACTCAAATTGTCATGAGACAGAGGATGGAGATGAGGAGCACTCAAACAGTCATGAGACAGAGAGTGGAGATGAGGAGTACTCAAATAGTCATGAGTCAGATTGTGGAGATGAGGAGTACCCAGACAGCCTTGAGAGAGAGA GCATGGCCAGAAAGTGGAGATAAAGAGCGCCCTTACAGGCATAAGCCAGAGAGTGGAGATGATGAGCACCCAAACAGTCATGAGCCAGAGAGTGGAGATGAGGAGCACCCAGACAGCCTTGA CCATGAGCTAGAGAGTGGAGATGAGGAGCGCCCAAAGAGTCATGAGCCAGAGAGTGGAGATGAGGAGCACCAAAACAATCATAAGCGAGAGAGTGGAGATGAGGAGCATCCAATCAATCATGAGCGAGAGAGTGGAGATGAGGAGCACCAAAACAATCATGAGCAAGAAAGTGGAGATGAGGATCACCCAAACAGTCATGGGCCAGAAAGTGGAGATGAGGAGAACCCAAACAGTCATGGGCGAGAGAGTGGAGATGAGGAGCACTCAAACATTCATGAGTCAGAGAGTGGAGATGAGGTGAACCCAAACAGTCATGAGCAAGAAAGTGGAGATGAGGAGCACCCAAACAGTCATGGGCCAGAGAGTGGAGATGAGGAGCACCCAAACAGTCATGAGCCAGAGAGTGGAGATGAGAAGCAGCCAAACAGTCATGAGACAGAAAGTGGAGATGAGGAGCACCCAAACAGTCATGAGCCAGAGAGTGGAGATGAGGAGAACCCAAACAATCATGGGCCAGAGAGTGGAGATGAGGAGCACCCAAACAGTCATGAGCCAGAGAGTGGAGATGAGGAGCACCCAAACAGTCATAAGCGAGAGAGTGGAGATGAGGAGCACACAAACAGTCATGGGCCAGAGAGTGGAGATGAGGAGCACCAAAACAATCATGGGCCAGAGAGTGGAGATGAGGAGCACCTAAACAATCATGAGCGAGAGAGTGGAGATGAGGAGCACCCAAACAGTCATGAGCCAGAGAGTGGAGATGAGGAGCACCGAAACAATCATGAGCCAGAAAGTGGAGATGAGGAGCACCCAAACAGTCATGAGCCAGAGAGTGGAGATGATGAGCACCCAAACAGTCATGAGCCAGAGAGTGAAGATGAGGAGCACCCAAACAGTCATGAGCCAGAGA AGAGTGGAGATGAGGAGCACCCAAACAATCATGAGCGAGAGAGTGGAGATGAGGAGCACCCAAACAGTCATGAGCGAGAGAGTGGAGATGAGAAGCACCCAAACAGTCATGAGCCAGAGAGTGGAGATGAGGAGCACCCAAACAGTCATGAGCCAGAGAGTGGAGATGAGGAGCACCCAAACAGTCATGAGCCAGAGAGTGGAGATGAGAAGCACCCAAACAGTCATATGCCAGAGAGTGGAGATGAGGAGCGCCCAAACAGGCATGAGCCAGAGGGTGGAGATGAGGTGCACCCAAATAGTCATGAGCGAGAGAGTGGAGATGAGGAGTACCCAAATAGTCATGAGACAGAGAGTGGAGATGAGGAGTACCCAAACAGTCATGAGATAGAGGGTGGAAATGAGGAGCACTCAAACAGTCATGAGCCAGAGGGTGGAGATGAGGAGCACTAA